The Infirmifilum lucidum DNA segment GGCGAGGCGTTGTGGCTATCTGGGCTTCGAAGTACTTGACTGCAGACACGGCTGCTACGATCTCGACGAGAGGGAGTATTGGGCTCGATCCCTGACCCTGATGAGCGTGGCCTTCACCTCGGGCGGCGAGTACATATTCGTCGTGAAACAGGGTAAGATGTTCATCATTGCCAAGAGGTGCGCCTCTAGCCATGGCGATGTTGTCAGCGAGCTCCTAAGAGCTCGTGAAGTACTGGAGAGAGGCCTTGAACTCGCAGGCTGCAGCGCGAGGAGGCTGAAAGCCGTCGAGGTAAAAAACATCCTTAGGCCAGACTTCTTGAAGACGGCGAAAGTGAACATGCTACGCGTCTTCGGCACTGTAGCCTTAACGGCGGCGCTGGCCACGCGCTTCCCGCCGCTGTACGTGCTCCTCGGCCTAGAACTCGTTGCTCTCTCAGACCTCAGGAGCGAGATCTATACCGTGAGCCAGGAGGGGAGAGAAAGAGTTTATGGTCTAAACGAGTCAACGGTGACCTTCACTTATCCGAGCCTTCGCGACGTGTTTACGAGAGCTCGCACCAACTACCTCATAGCCCAGTCGCTTAGCTACCTCGCGGTTAAACTCGAGCCTGCACCCTGGGACGTGGCAAGCGGGCTGGATGCTCAAGCCTATCGTAGCTACGAGTTCGGCACGGCTTTAGACAAATTAAGCATCATTCACAAAAGCCAGAAGTACTTCCTCGCGAGCAGGAGGAAGTGGGAGAGACGCGAGCCCGTATTCCTGGCCACGGGCCTCTTAATGGCTACCCCGGAGACTGCCCACGTGTACGAGAGAATGGGGTTACGTTTCAAACCCGATATCTTCGCCTTAAAAACTCTCGAATAAGTACCATTGTGATGATGAAAGGGGTGAAGCGGGTACTTGAGGGCCGCAGGCTACTCGTGCTCGCTGGAGATGTCATGCCCTTGGTGTCCCCCCTGTCCGTGATCGCGCCAAGCGAGGACACGAGCGGGCTTTTCCTCGGCGAGGATGACAGAGGGAGGAGGATATTCTTGAACCCCGAAAGGCTCCCAAACATGCACGGAGTCATTGTAGGCAGTACCGGTGTTGGGAAGTCCACGCTCGCTCGGCATCTAATTCTCGAAGCTCGACAGCTAGGCATAAGGAGTTGGGTCATAGACCCACACGGTGAAGAGGCCTACGCACGCCTATTCCATAAGACTGTCGTGTTCACTAAAGACAAGGTGGACGTCCTCCACGCACCTGGATGGGACGCCCTAGAGTACGCAAGCGAGTTAGGGCGGTACGTTGAAAGGATCTACGGCTTCAGAGGGGCCAGGAACATGATCCGTAACGTCATAGCCAGCTGTATCCGCCACGGGGGCTTAGAGCCCCTCAGGGAGCTCTCAGACCTGGATCCTGACATAAAAAGATTATACGATGACTTAACAAGCATACATGGAGAGGGAGAGAAAATAGAGGAGCTGGCTAGACGGAACGCTTACTTTACACTCCCACTGATGACTTCGAGGGAGCTTGCGGCCCTCGCCATACAGGTATTACTCCTTCTGCTACAGGGCTTTATGAGGAGCCAGGGGGCTAGACATAGGCTCGAGCTCCTCATTATACTGGAGGAGGCCCATGTACTCTCTCCCTACCTTCTCTCCCTCTTCAAGGAGGTAAGGAAGTGGGGCTATAGCATCGTC contains these protein-coding regions:
- a CDS encoding ATP-binding protein — its product is MMKGVKRVLEGRRLLVLAGDVMPLVSPLSVIAPSEDTSGLFLGEDDRGRRIFLNPERLPNMHGVIVGSTGVGKSTLARHLILEARQLGIRSWVIDPHGEEAYARLFHKTVVFTKDKVDVLHAPGWDALEYASELGRYVERIYGFRGARNMIRNVIASCIRHGGLEPLRELSDLDPDIKRLYDDLTSIHGEGEKIEELARRNAYFTLPLMTSRELAALAIQVLLLLLQGFMRSQGARHRLELLIILEEAHVLSPYLLSLFKEVRKWGYSIVAVSQLPREFDPRIFQLAGFVLALSGPESYVRDIEAIFFVTGDERDHILYSPRGTALFFRQGDPRPRKIFLKLRAEAFS